One window of Fibrobacter sp. genomic DNA carries:
- a CDS encoding TonB family protein has product MKNLQDKTVNEFIASLMPDSDKKMGSIAGVSFLVALSLCFWAAAYERVIDDVIFDKLPNEELKATVSILNKKEEKKETPKQQKKNQQQEIQRKRPGGGGKNSGKGNPRAPLNRGIIKMITAQTNNASAMAYDLMKNQQFAKDIDKVLKHTNGLQTTGKTKIGEVRGKVNGGFNEGQFAGGSGGIDDAFTNLIGNAAGSIATKALKGRLTPPSPTDIDMSSANSARSASDIMKVIRTRTPGLRHVYNKYLKKNPGFQGKVTLKFTIAPGGEIVSIAIVSSTTGYGEFDNEVKNTVGRWTFNKVKSGNTTVTVPFTFSE; this is encoded by the coding sequence ATGAAAAACCTGCAAGATAAAACCGTAAATGAATTCATCGCATCACTCATGCCCGATTCAGATAAGAAGATGGGCTCCATTGCTGGAGTTTCCTTTCTTGTGGCACTGTCTCTGTGCTTCTGGGCTGCGGCATACGAAAGGGTGATTGACGATGTCATTTTTGACAAATTACCTAATGAAGAACTGAAGGCCACCGTAAGCATATTGAACAAGAAAGAAGAAAAAAAGGAGACGCCTAAACAACAAAAGAAAAACCAACAACAGGAAATACAACGTAAAAGACCTGGTGGCGGTGGAAAAAACTCTGGCAAGGGAAATCCTCGTGCACCATTAAATCGCGGAATCATCAAGATGATTACCGCCCAGACGAACAACGCAAGCGCCATGGCCTATGATCTCATGAAAAATCAGCAGTTTGCCAAGGATATCGACAAGGTGCTCAAGCACACCAATGGTCTCCAGACTACGGGAAAGACCAAGATTGGCGAGGTCCGAGGTAAGGTGAATGGAGGCTTCAATGAAGGTCAGTTCGCCGGTGGTAGCGGTGGTATTGACGATGCGTTCACCAACTTGATCGGTAATGCAGCCGGTTCCATTGCGACCAAGGCGCTTAAGGGGCGTCTGACTCCTCCTTCGCCGACAGATATCGATATGAGTTCTGCCAACTCGGCTCGCTCAGCATCGGATATCATGAAGGTGATCCGTACGCGTACTCCGGGGCTTCGACATGTGTATAACAAGTACCTTAAGAAGAATCCTGGTTTCCAGGGCAAGGTGACATTAAAGTTTACCATTGCTCCGGGTGGTGAGATTGTCAGCATAGCCATAGTTTCGTCTACGACGGGATACGGGGAATTCGATAACGAAGTCAAGAATACCGTAGGCCGCTGGACATTTAACAAGGTGAAATCTGGTAACACTACCGTGACGGTTCCCTTTACTTTCTCCGAATAG
- a CDS encoding aminopeptidase: MKDPRITKLAENLINNAIALKAGENILIETTDTPDELSTELVKAVAKAGGNAFVHNYNGRVRREMIKSATEEQMKVSADLAMAEMQKMQCYISIRAAENAMENCDIPGPQMKKYRLANQAVLDYRVNKTRWCVLRWPNPSMAQAAKMSTEAFEDFYFEACLADYPKMAKAAQNLVDLMNRTDKVRLVSKGTDLTFSIKGIGAVPCCGNMNIPDGEVYTAPVRNSVNGVIQYNTPSLYDGKQFGNVRLEFKDGAIVNASCETGSNEALNALFNTDEGARYVGEFAIGFNPYVNSAMCDILFDEKIAGSIHFTPGRCYEDAPNGNVSAIHWDLVLIMRPEYGGGEIWFDDVLIRKDGKFVIDELKCLNPEELG, encoded by the coding sequence ATGAAAGATCCTCGCATTACAAAACTTGCTGAAAATTTGATTAACAACGCCATCGCTCTTAAGGCTGGCGAAAATATCCTTATTGAAACCACTGATACTCCCGACGAACTGAGCACGGAATTGGTCAAGGCTGTCGCAAAGGCCGGCGGAAACGCTTTCGTTCATAACTACAATGGTCGTGTACGTCGTGAAATGATAAAGTCTGCTACGGAAGAACAGATGAAGGTTTCTGCTGACTTGGCCATGGCTGAAATGCAGAAGATGCAGTGCTACATTTCCATTCGTGCTGCTGAAAACGCCATGGAAAATTGCGACATTCCTGGCCCGCAGATGAAGAAGTACCGCTTGGCTAACCAGGCTGTTCTGGACTATCGCGTGAATAAGACCCGCTGGTGTGTGCTTCGCTGGCCCAATCCTTCCATGGCTCAGGCCGCCAAGATGAGTACCGAGGCCTTCGAGGACTTCTACTTTGAAGCTTGCCTGGCAGACTATCCCAAGATGGCAAAGGCCGCCCAGAACCTTGTGGACCTGATGAACCGTACCGACAAGGTGCGCCTGGTTTCCAAGGGAACGGATTTGACATTCAGCATCAAGGGTATCGGCGCTGTGCCTTGCTGCGGTAACATGAATATTCCCGATGGGGAAGTGTATACTGCTCCTGTCCGCAATAGCGTTAACGGCGTGATTCAGTATAACACTCCGTCCCTTTACGATGGCAAGCAGTTCGGTAACGTTCGCCTGGAATTCAAGGACGGCGCCATTGTGAACGCCTCCTGCGAAACCGGCTCCAACGAGGCCTTGAACGCTTTGTTCAATACGGACGAAGGTGCCCGCTATGTGGGCGAGTTCGCCATCGGTTTCAATCCCTACGTGAACAGCGCCATGTGCGACATTCTTTTCGACGAAAAGATCGCTGGCTCCATCCACTTTACTCCGGGCCGCTGCTACGAAGACGCTCCTAATGGAAATGTGTCTGCAATCCATTGGGACTTGGTTCTGATCATGCGTCCCGAATACGGTGGCGGTGAAATCTGGTTCGACGATGTCCTGATCCGTAAGGATGGCAAGTTCGTCATTGATGAGCTTAAGTGCCTGAACCCAGAAGAACTGGGATAA